The proteins below come from a single Scatophagus argus isolate fScaArg1 chromosome 15, fScaArg1.pri, whole genome shotgun sequence genomic window:
- the diras1b gene encoding GTP-binding protein Di-Ras1b: MPEQSNDYRVVVFGAGGVGKSSLVLRFVKGTFRDTYIPTVEDTYRQVISCDKSVCTLQITDTTGSHQFPAMQRLSISKGHAFILVYSITSKQSLEELKPIYQQVLAIKGNVEAIPIMLVGNKSDETQREVETKDGEAQANQWKCAFMETSAKTNHNVTELFQELLNLDKKRNMSLNIDGKRSGKQSRAERLKGKCSVM, from the exons ATGCCGGAGCAGAGCAACGACTATCGTGTGGTGGTGTTCGGGGCAGGGGGAGTGGGGAAGAGCTCCCTGGTCCTGCGTTTCGTGAAGGGCACCTTCAGGGACACCTACATCCCCACAGTGGAGGACACCTACCGCCAGGTGATCAGCTGCGATAAGAGCGTGTGCACTCTTCAGATCACCGACACCACAGGGAGCCACCAGTTCCCGGCCATGCAGCGCCTGTCCATCTCTAAAGGTCATGCCTTCATCCTGGTCTACTCCATCACGAGCAAACAGTCCCTGGAAGAGCTCAAACCCATTTACCAACAG gtcTTGGCCATAAAGGGTAATGTGGAGGCTATCCCCATCATGCTCGTGGGCAACAAGAGCGATGAGACCCAGCGGGAGGTGGAGACCAAGGACGGGGAAGCCCAGGCCAACCAGTGGAAGTGCGCTTTCATGGAGACGTCGGCCAAGACGAACCACAACGTCACAGAGCTCTTCCAGGAACTCCTCAACCTGGACAAGAAGAGGAACATGAGCCTCAACATCGACGGCAAGCGCTCGGGGAAGCAGTCCCGTGCTGAGAGACTGAAGGGCAAATGCAGCGTGATGTAA